The Phycisphaerae bacterium RAS1 genome includes a region encoding these proteins:
- a CDS encoding imidazolonepropionase, whose protein sequence is MIDRTSASAARDCSVGPPRPTARFVARFAAGRGGPTLRLRACALLIAFSASSLADAPASFALKARAIYPATADGAAPFMPGVVIVRDGKIVAVGAKNAIEIPPDLPVVNLRDASICPGFVSAGSSIAGRHQGDYAVGGDYRAIDAYDSYARYQRTLARGTTTAHLDPGGHMLVSGRGAIVKLAGDAALRVLSSEADLAINLGVFDPPAVQEPPFYASSDVAIQPAKPQRPDSRLGQFLELDERIAAIGKPRPAVKPRRVEDRPACDVHGLGFEEAWQAKLPLRVQVRLAADIDGAIQFVARHKRSAYLVGVADGGKLTDDLLRSGLPVVLRLESEFRQPEANLGGDPEAFEPSLRVAGQLARAQGKSGAALKVALSGREGDLAEDLRMAAALARRGGMPADQALAAITRVPAEILGIDGRVGSLAPGKDADLVVLSDDPTQLAASVLRVYVDGVAAFSAPETKAVVIRAGRIWVGDGSVVRDGSILVEDGKIKAVGQRVAQPPFSQVIDAGADAFVTPGFIDAHGHLGLEGDKSAASADLPIHLAIGVAGLDFLRVARTGVTTVMLAAYKVAADGGRIAAIKTFGANRDDMVTRDVAGLKLSIKGKDPLTAIKPLRDTLEAAKKYDEQWKKYYADLDKWEKDRAAGVKRADSVKTEDQIETGKVDPITGVWDFKLSGGPLPEEVTGSMTLRLTGNQIEGRMTAPGADEEAVLRGTLEGDAVRLEIEVPEEFPFGNPTIEAKLDRADHMAGKVNIGNQFSLDFDATRTSKEAVEFKVTRKKKKTKDGRPEPPKINDSLEPWRSLLAGKIPAVIEAETAAQIEAALKLFVDEYKTNVVLLGAEDAADIIDQVKARKDAVSIIVPPQIARLRDRVPYSPAADLAGRGVRVGLQSDAEDGARNLPLMGLFAAQDGLGGDGALRALTIDAARMYRIDDRLGSIEAGKDADLLIFSGHPFDAGSRLERVIVAGREVRDE, encoded by the coding sequence ATGATCGATAGAACTAGCGCCTCAGCCGCGCGGGACTGTAGCGTCGGACCTCCGCGTCCGACGGCGCGTTTCGTCGCCCGTTTCGCCGCCGGGCGCGGAGGTCCGACGCTACGGCTCCGGGCGTGCGCGCTTCTGATCGCCTTCAGCGCGTCGTCGCTGGCCGACGCACCGGCGTCCTTCGCGCTCAAGGCCCGCGCGATCTACCCCGCGACGGCGGATGGGGCCGCACCGTTCATGCCCGGCGTCGTCATTGTCCGCGATGGCAAGATCGTTGCCGTCGGCGCCAAAAACGCGATCGAAATTCCGCCCGACCTGCCGGTCGTAAATTTACGCGACGCGAGCATCTGCCCCGGCTTCGTCTCGGCGGGCAGTTCCATCGCCGGCCGGCATCAGGGGGACTACGCGGTGGGCGGCGACTACCGCGCCATCGACGCCTACGACTCATACGCCCGCTACCAGCGCACGCTGGCGCGCGGCACGACGACGGCTCATCTTGACCCCGGCGGCCACATGCTCGTGTCCGGACGCGGCGCGATCGTCAAGCTCGCCGGCGACGCGGCGCTGCGCGTCCTTTCGTCCGAGGCGGACCTCGCGATCAACCTGGGCGTCTTCGACCCGCCCGCGGTCCAGGAGCCGCCGTTCTACGCCTCGTCCGACGTGGCGATCCAGCCGGCAAAGCCGCAGCGGCCCGACTCGCGCCTGGGCCAGTTCCTGGAGCTCGACGAGCGCATCGCCGCGATCGGCAAGCCGCGACCGGCCGTCAAGCCGCGGCGCGTGGAGGACCGGCCGGCGTGCGACGTGCACGGCCTAGGCTTCGAAGAGGCCTGGCAGGCGAAATTGCCGCTGCGCGTGCAGGTGCGGCTGGCCGCGGACATCGACGGCGCGATCCAGTTCGTCGCCAGACACAAACGGTCGGCCTACCTCGTCGGCGTCGCCGACGGCGGAAAACTCACCGACGACCTGCTTCGATCCGGCTTGCCGGTGGTCCTGCGCCTGGAAAGCGAATTTCGCCAGCCGGAGGCCAACCTTGGCGGCGATCCGGAGGCGTTCGAGCCGTCGCTGCGCGTCGCCGGCCAGCTCGCGCGGGCCCAGGGAAAGAGCGGCGCGGCTCTGAAAGTGGCTCTCTCTGGCCGCGAAGGCGACCTGGCGGAAGACCTGCGGATGGCAGCCGCCCTCGCGCGCCGCGGCGGCATGCCTGCGGACCAGGCGCTGGCGGCGATCACGCGCGTTCCGGCTGAGATCCTGGGCATCGACGGCCGCGTCGGCAGCCTGGCGCCGGGCAAGGACGCCGATCTGGTCGTTCTCAGCGATGACCCGACGCAACTGGCGGCGAGCGTCCTGCGCGTCTACGTGGACGGCGTGGCGGCGTTTTCCGCGCCGGAGACCAAAGCGGTCGTGATCCGCGCCGGGCGCATCTGGGTGGGCGACGGCTCGGTGGTGCGCGACGGATCGATCCTCGTCGAAGACGGCAAGATCAAGGCCGTCGGGCAGCGCGTCGCCCAGCCTCCTTTCTCACAGGTTATCGACGCCGGCGCCGACGCGTTCGTCACGCCCGGCTTCATCGACGCCCACGGCCATCTCGGTCTGGAGGGCGACAAGTCGGCCGCGTCGGCCGATCTACCCATTCACCTGGCGATCGGCGTCGCGGGGCTGGACTTTCTGCGCGTGGCGCGCACCGGCGTGACGACCGTGATGCTGGCGGCCTACAAGGTCGCGGCGGACGGCGGACGCATCGCCGCGATCAAGACCTTCGGCGCCAACCGCGACGACATGGTGACCCGCGACGTCGCCGGTCTGAAGCTCTCCATCAAGGGCAAAGATCCGCTGACCGCGATCAAGCCGCTCCGCGACACGCTCGAAGCCGCCAAAAAATACGACGAACAATGGAAAAAGTACTACGCCGATCTCGACAAGTGGGAGAAGGACAGAGCCGCCGGCGTGAAGCGCGCCGACAGCGTCAAGACCGAGGATCAGATCGAGACGGGCAAGGTCGATCCGATCACCGGCGTATGGGATTTCAAGCTCAGCGGCGGCCCGCTGCCCGAGGAAGTCACCGGCAGCATGACGCTGCGCCTGACGGGCAATCAGATCGAAGGCCGCATGACCGCACCGGGCGCCGATGAGGAGGCCGTGCTCAGAGGCACGCTCGAGGGCGACGCGGTGCGGCTCGAAATCGAAGTGCCCGAGGAGTTTCCGTTCGGCAATCCGACCATCGAAGCAAAGCTCGACCGTGCCGATCACATGGCGGGCAAGGTCAACATCGGCAACCAGTTCTCGCTCGACTTCGACGCGACGCGCACCAGCAAGGAGGCGGTCGAGTTCAAGGTGACGCGTAAGAAAAAGAAGACCAAGGACGGCCGCCCCGAGCCGCCGAAAATCAACGACTCGCTGGAGCCCTGGCGCTCGCTGCTGGCGGGCAAGATCCCCGCCGTAATTGAGGCCGAGACGGCGGCCCAGATTGAAGCGGCGCTCAAGCTGTTCGTGGATGAGTACAAGACGAATGTGGTGCTGCTCGGAGCCGAGGACGCCGCGGACATCATCGACCAGGTCAAGGCCCGCAAGGATGCGGTCTCGATCATCGTTCCGCCGCAGATCGCCCGGCTTCGCGACCGCGTGCCCTACAGCCCGGCGGCGGACCTGGCCGGGCGCGGTGTTCGCGTGGGGCTGCAGAGCGACGCGGAGGATGGCGCCCGCAACCTGCCGCTGATGGGGCTTTTCGCCGCTCAGGACGGCCTGGGCGGCGACGGGGCGCTGCGCGCCCTGACGATCGACGCGGCCAGGATGTACCGCATCGACGATCGGCTGGGCTCGATCGAGGCCGGCAAAGACGCCGACCTGCTGATCTTCTCGGGACACCCGTTTGACGCCGGCAGCCGGCTGGAGCGCGTGATCGTCGCGGGGCGCGAGGTGAGAGATGAGTAG
- a CDS encoding imidazolonepropionase codes for MSSECRVANSELKAEDRMSNVEYRMSNGACSRHRRRLLAAVLSIFAIRHSTFAALADDTPAAAGAAAAPKLAFRVAKVLSLNDQDDVINDAVVLVSGGKIEAVGPASQVKIPDGYTVRAFSENWIVPGLVDCHDHIAGSLSDLNDMVYQTNPGLNTRATVEPNNELIKQARTGGVTTVLLIPGSGTNMSGFGTICKTAGDTPDDVVVRSPGSLKIAQAGNPEWYFGGNNRSFMNWNTRQTLLKALDYHRAWEAFEKGQTKKKPAYDPVWDDFRGLFRRDFPVSVHTQIYQVVMTTVTMLSMKLKLWTVMDHSEFDGWKTAPLVLASDAWTIQGPRAFHFDTAARRMCGNANGWWKNGVTKLGLNTDAPVIPQQELSYQATMGCWYGWTTYPAIKSVTKVPSQALGLSDRVGSIEAGKDADFGVWTGDPLDPRSACLLLIVNGKVAYDGTKGERPRPF; via the coding sequence ATGAGTAGCGAGTGTCGAGTGGCGAATAGCGAGTTGAAGGCCGAGGACCGAATGTCGAATGTCGAATATCGAATGTCAAATGGGGCGTGCTCGCGCCACCGGCGGCGATTGCTTGCGGCGGTCCTTTCGATATTCGCCATTCGCCATTCGACATTCGCCGCGCTGGCGGACGACACGCCGGCCGCCGCCGGCGCCGCCGCCGCGCCCAAGCTTGCGTTCCGCGTGGCGAAAGTGCTGAGCCTGAATGACCAGGATGACGTCATCAACGACGCCGTCGTGCTGGTTTCCGGCGGCAAGATCGAAGCGGTCGGGCCGGCGTCGCAGGTGAAGATCCCGGACGGCTACACCGTTCGCGCGTTCTCCGAAAACTGGATCGTGCCGGGGCTGGTCGATTGTCACGACCACATCGCCGGCAGCCTGAGCGACCTGAACGACATGGTCTACCAGACCAACCCGGGCTTGAACACGCGCGCCACGGTCGAGCCGAACAACGAACTCATCAAGCAGGCCCGCACCGGCGGCGTCACGACCGTGCTGCTCATCCCCGGCTCAGGCACGAACATGAGCGGCTTCGGCACCATCTGCAAGACCGCCGGCGACACGCCGGACGACGTGGTGGTTCGCTCTCCCGGTTCACTGAAGATCGCGCAGGCCGGCAACCCGGAGTGGTACTTCGGCGGAAACAACCGCAGCTTCATGAACTGGAACACGCGCCAGACGCTGCTCAAGGCGCTCGACTATCACCGCGCCTGGGAGGCGTTCGAGAAGGGCCAGACGAAGAAAAAACCCGCCTACGACCCCGTCTGGGATGACTTCCGCGGGCTGTTCCGACGCGATTTCCCGGTGTCGGTCCACACGCAGATTTACCAGGTCGTGATGACGACCGTCACCATGCTCTCGATGAAGCTCAAGCTCTGGACCGTGATGGACCATAGCGAGTTCGACGGCTGGAAAACGGCCCCCCTGGTGCTCGCCAGCGACGCCTGGACCATACAGGGGCCGCGCGCGTTCCACTTCGACACAGCCGCCCGCCGCATGTGCGGCAACGCCAATGGCTGGTGGAAGAACGGCGTGACCAAGCTCGGCCTGAATACCGACGCCCCGGTCATTCCGCAGCAGGAGTTGTCCTACCAGGCGACGATGGGTTGCTGGTACGGCTGGACCACCTATCCCGCGATCAAGAGCGTGACCAAGGTGCCGTCCCAGGCGTTGGGATTGTCCGACCGCGTCGGCAGCATCGAGGCCGGAAAGGACGCCGACTTCGGCGTCTGGACCGGAGATCCGCTCGACCCGCGATCGGCCTGCCTGTTGCTGATCGTCAACGGCAAAGTGGCGTATGACGGGACGAAGGGCGAGCGGCCGAGACCGTTTTGA
- a CDS encoding imidazolonepropionase, whose product MSHLASSAARPKRLGARIARGGRSCALPAMLLAALVLGGSGETAAADKAIVVRAARLVTPDGELQDGGLVVIRDGKIAQVGETAPADAVIHEYDDAAICPGLIDVAAALGAFGNLSENQSALQPAAAARDALDRFAPQLDAALRSGVTAFALSPDDQNLVGGRIAICRSGGAGVGGLIAPDGPMKLSLSPDVFKSDREPTSRTGALLMLRSAIESARSGKAAAGDALAQLAAGKIPAIVSAPSGADALAASEMVEDYGLKLTIMHTRDALDVAGEVARRKVGVIVGPLTWNSSRRETAAAAAYEKAGVPVAIAGGAPLFSADSVRLGAALAARGGLSAAAARRAITSNAAAVLGMSERLGAVKPGLEADIVLFSGDPIDLRSRVLAVYVGGRRVYLAPADADEQ is encoded by the coding sequence GTGTCGCACCTCGCAAGTTCGGCTGCTCGGCCGAAGCGCCTCGGCGCCCGAATCGCGCGCGGCGGGCGGAGCTGTGCACTTCCCGCAATGCTGCTGGCGGCGCTTGTTCTCGGTGGGTCGGGCGAGACCGCCGCCGCTGACAAAGCGATCGTCGTTCGTGCCGCGCGACTGGTCACACCCGACGGCGAGCTTCAGGACGGCGGCCTGGTCGTCATTCGCGACGGTAAAATCGCGCAGGTGGGTGAGACGGCGCCGGCCGACGCCGTCATTCATGAGTACGACGACGCCGCGATCTGCCCCGGGCTGATCGACGTCGCTGCCGCGCTGGGGGCTTTCGGAAATCTCAGCGAAAACCAGTCCGCGCTGCAGCCGGCCGCGGCGGCGCGCGACGCTCTCGACCGCTTCGCACCCCAGCTTGACGCGGCGCTGCGCAGCGGCGTAACCGCCTTCGCCTTGTCGCCCGACGATCAGAACCTGGTCGGCGGACGGATCGCAATCTGCCGCAGCGGCGGCGCCGGCGTCGGAGGTCTGATTGCGCCGGACGGGCCGATGAAGCTCTCGCTGTCGCCGGACGTGTTCAAGTCCGACCGTGAGCCGACGTCGCGCACCGGGGCCCTGCTCATGCTCCGCAGCGCGATCGAATCGGCCCGCAGCGGGAAGGCGGCGGCGGGCGATGCACTGGCGCAACTGGCCGCCGGCAAGATTCCGGCGATTGTCAGCGCTCCCAGCGGCGCCGACGCACTGGCGGCGTCGGAGATGGTCGAGGACTACGGCCTGAAGCTGACCATCATGCACACACGCGACGCGCTGGACGTCGCCGGCGAGGTCGCGCGTCGCAAGGTCGGCGTTATCGTCGGCCCGCTGACATGGAACAGCTCGCGGCGCGAGACGGCGGCCGCCGCGGCATACGAGAAAGCCGGGGTCCCCGTGGCGATCGCCGGCGGGGCGCCTCTCTTTTCGGCCGACAGCGTGCGGCTCGGCGCCGCCCTGGCGGCGCGCGGCGGACTGTCGGCGGCGGCGGCCCGGCGGGCGATCACAAGCAACGCGGCGGCGGTCCTGGGCATGAGCGAGCGGCTCGGCGCGGTCAAGCCGGGCCTGGAAGCGGATATCGTCCTTTTCTCGGGCGATCCGATCGACCTTCGATCACGGGTATTGGCGGTTTACGTCGGCGGGCGACGGGTGTACCTGGCGCCGGCCGATGCGGATGAGCAGTAG
- the nfdA_2 gene encoding N-substituted formamide deformylase precursor, translating into MTNREGRMPNVECRMPNGARLRCARRSLLAALSIFAIRHSTFALAAPPPDKIALTNVRIIPVVGAPIGKGTLLIENGKIAAVGEKVETPFDARVFDLAGKVLFPGSFIADTWRGLDGANESRPVTPQLDAYDAIDPSQLFFEDCLRLGTTAVHVMPGNNTVIGGLGRVVRPIGLVPDEMMLADAAFAKIAVTPKFGHDRMLQLSMLREAFAELDDFLNKLAERKYEEKLAEEEKKIDVLPAEARKRGKDLITPGDIDDQHRNLLRLRGGQVRVDGADGPTLFKPLGAVMYCGAAMDVAPALQLAKDNGFLERTVLSLGAECFKAVKELKKAARPVVLPAELIYREVDPFTGEIRETFMARKLFDAGLLIALAPGPEDSLSERVLTYQAARCVRFGVPRDEALKAITLNPAKMLGLGDRLGSLEAGKDATLVVYSGDPLDFNSVVEKVFIDGILAYQREKDVRLQRLLSTGQDAKDDR; encoded by the coding sequence ATGACAAATCGCGAAGGTCGAATGCCGAATGTTGAATGTCGAATGCCAAACGGGGCGCGCTTGCGCTGTGCACGCCGATCGCTTCTGGCCGCCCTTTCGATATTCGCCATTCGACATTCGACATTCGCGCTTGCCGCTCCCCCGCCGGACAAGATCGCTCTCACCAACGTCCGCATCATCCCGGTTGTCGGCGCGCCGATCGGCAAGGGCACGCTGCTGATCGAAAACGGCAAGATCGCCGCGGTCGGTGAGAAGGTGGAAACGCCCTTCGACGCGCGCGTCTTCGACCTGGCCGGCAAAGTGCTGTTTCCCGGCTCTTTCATCGCCGACACGTGGCGCGGACTGGACGGCGCCAACGAGTCGCGTCCCGTGACGCCGCAGCTCGATGCGTATGACGCCATCGACCCGTCGCAGCTTTTCTTCGAGGACTGTCTGCGGCTGGGAACGACCGCGGTGCACGTCATGCCGGGCAACAACACGGTCATCGGCGGGCTGGGGCGCGTTGTGCGGCCGATCGGACTCGTGCCCGACGAGATGATGCTGGCCGACGCGGCCTTCGCGAAGATCGCGGTTACGCCGAAGTTCGGCCATGACCGCATGCTCCAGCTCTCGATGCTCCGCGAGGCCTTCGCCGAGCTGGACGACTTCCTCAACAAGCTGGCCGAGCGCAAGTACGAGGAGAAGCTGGCCGAGGAAGAGAAAAAGATCGACGTGCTGCCGGCCGAGGCGCGCAAACGCGGCAAGGACCTGATCACGCCCGGGGACATCGACGACCAGCATCGCAACCTCTTGCGGCTGCGCGGCGGGCAGGTGCGGGTGGACGGCGCCGATGGACCCACGCTCTTCAAGCCGCTGGGCGCGGTGATGTACTGCGGTGCGGCGATGGACGTGGCCCCGGCGCTGCAGCTCGCGAAGGACAACGGATTCCTCGAGCGCACGGTGCTTTCGCTGGGGGCCGAGTGTTTCAAGGCGGTCAAGGAGTTGAAGAAGGCGGCCCGGCCAGTGGTGCTGCCGGCGGAACTGATCTATCGCGAGGTCGATCCATTTACGGGCGAAATCCGCGAGACCTTCATGGCGCGAAAGCTGTTTGACGCCGGGCTGCTGATCGCCCTGGCGCCGGGGCCGGAAGACTCGCTTTCCGAGCGCGTGCTGACCTACCAGGCGGCCCGCTGCGTGCGTTTCGGCGTGCCGCGAGACGAGGCGCTGAAGGCGATTACGCTGAATCCGGCGAAGATGCTGGGGCTGGGCGACCGGCTCGGCTCGCTGGAAGCGGGAAAAGACGCCACGCTGGTGGTTTACAGCGGCGACCCTCTCGATTTCAACAGCGTGGTCGAGAAAGTGTTTATTGACGGCATTCTCGCCTATCAACGTGAGAAGGACGTGCGCCTGCAGCGGCTGCTCTCCACGGGTCAGGATGCGAAAGATGATCGATAG
- a CDS encoding imidazolonepropionase, with the protein MKTARTIALSLALVAFVAAAAAEDAAIRAGRVWTGKGPALENALIVIRDGKVVSVAAGANAPDGVKTLKYEEMVVTPGLVDAACVIDPEIPQVASLRDFGMCLRCAAAHRLHLTADPALGASVDGCPRCAAAHAGHAARKSMQPTSAQFWAKLAAASEATEHDHAAGDACGPGCSGPRTLEDFAELVSSGPSANLTWAEQSSEVTPHCSVLDAVNFSSRDFRVLLSSGVTTIYVSPDTAAVIGARGAVVKTGGPLAGRVVRKQDSVLAAMGADPVRRGRFNNLPPGRGGDVSFMTRRPTTRMGVDFVFRKAFYDAMRVAEGMELHGADAPPAPAVPVLQEILAGKTPLRVQARLQHDILNALRLAREFKLSMTLQEAVEAYKCLDQIKAAGFPLIYGPIFDRPSGWRAFTGEATEPRLTTPAALRDAGIRFCLTASEGRDESGLVRQAMVAARYGLSEDDALAAVTRVPAELMGLAERVGTLAAGADADLVVWTGDPLDATSRVKMVMIEGKVVYEE; encoded by the coding sequence ATGAAAACCGCACGCACCATCGCACTGAGCCTGGCGCTCGTGGCATTCGTCGCGGCCGCCGCAGCCGAGGATGCCGCGATTCGCGCCGGCCGCGTCTGGACCGGCAAGGGTCCGGCTCTTGAGAACGCGCTGATCGTGATTCGCGACGGCAAGGTCGTGTCCGTTGCCGCCGGCGCGAACGCGCCCGACGGGGTCAAGACGCTGAAATACGAGGAGATGGTCGTGACGCCCGGCCTCGTGGACGCGGCCTGCGTCATCGATCCGGAAATCCCGCAGGTCGCATCGCTGCGCGACTTCGGCATGTGCCTGCGTTGCGCCGCCGCGCACCGTCTGCACCTCACGGCCGATCCGGCCCTGGGCGCGTCGGTCGACGGCTGCCCGCGCTGCGCCGCGGCGCATGCCGGCCATGCCGCCAGGAAGTCAATGCAGCCGACCTCGGCGCAGTTCTGGGCAAAGCTCGCCGCGGCCTCGGAGGCGACGGAGCATGACCATGCGGCCGGCGACGCTTGCGGTCCGGGCTGCTCGGGTCCGCGTACGCTGGAGGACTTCGCCGAACTCGTCTCCTCCGGGCCATCCGCCAACCTGACCTGGGCCGAGCAATCATCCGAAGTGACGCCGCATTGCAGCGTGCTCGACGCGGTCAATTTCTCGTCGCGTGATTTTCGCGTGCTGCTGAGCAGCGGCGTGACCACCATCTACGTCAGCCCGGACACGGCCGCCGTCATCGGGGCGCGCGGGGCCGTGGTGAAGACGGGTGGGCCCCTCGCCGGGCGTGTTGTCCGCAAACAGGACAGCGTCCTGGCGGCGATGGGCGCCGATCCGGTCCGCCGCGGCCGCTTCAACAATCTTCCGCCGGGCCGTGGCGGCGACGTCTCGTTCATGACGCGGCGGCCGACGACGCGCATGGGCGTGGACTTCGTGTTCCGCAAGGCGTTTTACGACGCAATGCGCGTCGCGGAGGGAATGGAGCTGCACGGCGCGGACGCGCCCCCGGCGCCCGCGGTCCCGGTGTTGCAGGAGATTCTCGCCGGCAAGACGCCCCTGCGCGTGCAGGCGCGCCTGCAACACGACATTCTCAACGCGCTGCGGCTGGCGCGCGAGTTCAAGCTGAGCATGACGCTTCAGGAAGCGGTCGAGGCCTACAAATGCCTCGACCAGATCAAGGCCGCCGGATTTCCGCTGATCTACGGCCCGATCTTCGATCGGCCCAGCGGCTGGCGGGCGTTCACGGGCGAGGCGACCGAGCCGCGGCTGACGACGCCCGCGGCCCTGCGCGACGCTGGCATCCGCTTCTGCCTGACGGCGAGCGAAGGCCGCGACGAGTCCGGATTGGTCCGGCAGGCGATGGTTGCGGCGCGCTACGGCCTGTCGGAAGACGACGCGCTGGCCGCGGTGACGCGCGTCCCGGCTGAGCTGATGGGACTTGCCGAGCGCGTCGGCACGCTCGCGGCCGGCGCCGATGCGGACCTCGTGGTCTGGACCGGCGATCCGCTCGACGCGACCAGCCGCGTGAAGATGGTGATGATCGAGGGCAAGGTGGTGTATGAAGAGTAG
- a CDS encoding imidazolonepropionase, with protein sequence MNLGFRKTNRGLDGATAPRWGTGLRPVSLLEAALILTLGVRLALAQDPIAAESQPASQPATQPESQPADAPDSQPASAAASRTASKHAGTSTASSSTQAADEEKDRYLAVINGVVYTVTGPTLPGATVLSKNGRIVAIGAGVHLPDECDVIDAAGMNVYPGFVAAGAGGIHGGRPIEHSTDVYGLNMTIALAGGITSAISGNDVAKLTLGSTQDMLVRRDAFFSLRYGSRRPLERAEVRADLEKVRGYLRDLKRYEIDKSNDPDAEAPDKDFLKGKYEDYRKLLAGETTAVVQADRANDILTAVELADDFGFRLVVRGAMEAWTVAGRLARANVGVVITPRTITDPDERFNRPTGSTVESVRILRDHGVTVAVTSPVQSITTFGLGGRDLLHLNMEAAFAVRGGLSNEEALRTITIDAAKVLGVDDRVGSLEVGKDADLIVTAGPALHYTTQVHYAVVNGRRAYEKSKETLFAHIRPKGEASETTFDDQWPRRLEWPEQVVEPASQPAAAKDKKNHGDTETRRRRDRAK encoded by the coding sequence ATGAATCTCGGATTTCGGAAGACGAATCGCGGGCTCGACGGGGCGACGGCTCCGCGCTGGGGGACCGGTCTCCGACCGGTCTCACTTCTGGAAGCTGCTTTGATTCTCACACTCGGCGTCCGCCTCGCGCTGGCCCAGGACCCGATCGCCGCGGAGTCCCAGCCGGCCTCGCAGCCTGCGACGCAACCCGAGTCCCAGCCGGCCGACGCGCCCGATTCCCAGCCCGCGTCCGCCGCCGCCTCGCGCACCGCCAGCAAACACGCCGGAACCTCCACCGCCAGCAGCTCGACCCAGGCGGCGGACGAAGAAAAGGACCGCTACCTCGCCGTCATCAACGGCGTGGTCTACACCGTCACCGGCCCGACGCTGCCGGGCGCGACGGTCCTGAGCAAGAACGGCCGCATCGTCGCGATCGGCGCCGGCGTGCACCTGCCCGACGAATGCGACGTGATCGACGCCGCCGGCATGAACGTCTACCCCGGTTTCGTCGCCGCCGGCGCGGGCGGGATTCATGGCGGCAGGCCGATCGAGCACTCCACCGACGTGTACGGCCTGAACATGACGATCGCTCTCGCCGGCGGAATCACCAGCGCCATTTCCGGCAACGACGTGGCCAAGCTCACGCTCGGCAGCACACAGGACATGCTCGTTCGCCGCGATGCGTTCTTCAGCCTGCGTTACGGCTCGCGCCGCCCGCTCGAGCGGGCCGAGGTGCGCGCGGACCTGGAAAAGGTGCGCGGCTACCTGCGCGATCTGAAGCGCTACGAAATCGACAAGTCCAACGATCCGGACGCCGAAGCGCCCGACAAGGATTTCCTGAAAGGCAAGTACGAGGACTACCGCAAGCTGCTGGCCGGCGAGACGACCGCCGTCGTCCAGGCCGACCGCGCCAACGACATTCTCACGGCGGTCGAGCTCGCGGACGACTTCGGCTTCCGCCTCGTCGTTCGCGGAGCAATGGAGGCCTGGACCGTCGCCGGGCGCCTGGCCCGCGCAAACGTCGGCGTCGTGATCACGCCGCGGACGATCACCGATCCGGATGAGCGCTTTAACCGCCCCACCGGCTCAACCGTCGAGAGCGTCCGCATCCTGCGCGATCACGGCGTGACGGTCGCGGTCACGTCGCCGGTGCAGAGCATTACGACCTTCGGCCTCGGCGGGCGCGACCTGCTGCACCTGAACATGGAGGCGGCTTTCGCGGTCCGCGGCGGGCTGAGCAACGAGGAGGCGCTGCGAACGATCACGATCGACGCGGCAAAAGTGCTCGGCGTGGACGACCGCGTCGGCTCTCTGGAAGTGGGCAAGGACGCGGACCTGATCGTCACGGCCGGCCCAGCGCTGCACTACACCACGCAGGTGCACTACGCGGTCGTCAACGGCCGGCGGGCGTATGAGAAATCGAAGGAGACGCTCTTCGCCCACATTCGCCCGAAGGGCGAGGCCAGCGAGACAACGTTTGACGACCAGTGGCCGCGCCGGCTGGAGTGGCCGGAGCAGGTCGTCGAACCAGCGTCGCAACCCGCGGCGGCGAAAGACAAGAAAAACCACGGAGATACGGAGACACGGAGAAGACGGGATAGAGCGAAATAG